The Cellulomonas sp. S1-8 genome has a window encoding:
- a CDS encoding Ig-like domain-containing protein produces MRWDPRTWRRRPLTTVAAVVTVPAIVLTLALVDRGFPLARVDLNDGGVWLTATNQLSLGRYNVPVEELDGGVVTTSSDFDVQQDEGWVLLVEPGTIAVVDPATVATTTQVATPGAKVSMAAGRVAVVDGAGDTWVRQMSELDLLDLDDGAPDLQLGEGGAAVVARSGAVLAVAPEDGAVTFVPATQPVAPQSAGTLGPVDVDAVTAVGDELVVLSGSTVSTLAGEVTVDDTDLVLQQPGPAASTVLVSGRSAVWEVPLDGGTPRRHDTTGSGTPARPVRVGECAYAAWSSAIGSSLQLCDGADAQVDDLEGMTASDRLEFRVNRGLVVLNETAGGRVWLPQEDTAVRVPNWDDIVPEEDPDESEEDSESGEVTQEPVTECSEQSSPPVAVDDEFGVRAGRTRVLPVIDNDSSSDCGILVISQVDALPADFGTVEQVRGGRALQVHVLAGATGTAQLQYTVTDGRGVNAPSTATVRLTVSDGDAAPVQVRTSSLTVETGGQLVHGVLADFQDADGDDLLLVGATADPSAGTARFRQDGVLTFTADGGGLGRTTVQVQVSDGTNVVDGEVVVDVRAAGSVPPQIDPVHAVTYVGQEVVVRPLDAVRSASTEPPRLAAVSDVVGATIVPDLTAGTFAFKAPRAGPYYVEFVVTAAPQQATGIARIDVREWPEQAQPPVAVRDLALLPAGGEVTIDPLANDEDPANNVLVLQSVTTPEDSGLQVAVIEHRYVQIRADRTPDGPVVLAYEVSNGSASAFGEIVVQPVPPSASSQPPVVPNVEATVRAGGVVTIPVLAGASDPDGDQLTVLRDLPEPLAGGDGLLFVSGDVLRYQAPDRALTARATFAVEDTAGNVTAATVTVRVHESDPATKSPPRPQDIEARVFEGDTVRIPVPLVGIDDDGDGVTLLGQASAATLGRVTEVGADWIEYEAFPGSRGTDTFTYAVEDWVGQRAVATVRVGIAPRPSGASGVVAVDDAVTLRPGQRVEVRVLANDIDSTGRELALDSIEVPEGVEAAIQGRRIAVTAPTSPGVVQIQYLVTNDGGGRDYGVLTVTVTDDAPVEPPIARDVLVPAIDTLGKTEVSVDVLAVAQNPSGPLSDLVVSVPASHADVARVTEDGDVVVTLVDYSQTVPYRLVNSTEPSANAYAFITVPALGFFPPQLRPRAPELRVASGEQLVIPLAEHVQVAPGREPSIADPTQVTAARSDGSELVRDAGTIVFTSAAGYAGPASITVPVTDATGASDASARTALLTLQITVYAVDDYPPTFDAPTVEVEAGAAATTRVDLLALTRGPEQADGEATAADRYGFRSVSGVPAGFAAVLEGTDLLVSADATTPKGTTGRLELQLTYGRTGVMDVGVDLRVIASTRRTATVQNFTVDDGAQGRETTVDVLEGSFNPFPDQGPLTVVGAVVETAGAGTAGATSGTVSVRPSATFIGQMVVRYRVRDVTGDPGREVEGRVTVRVSGVPLAPAPPRIGEIRDRTVVLSWTAPDNQGEPIIEYRVTAPGGIARTCVSTTCTIDGLTNDVEYTFTVAARNRVGWSAESPASAPARPDAVPDIPGSPRLVFGDQAVTASWAAPVSNGSPVTSYTVEISPSPESGAASRTTTSTSYTFDRLRNGVAYSVRVRAHNKAPEPSGWSAWSATEIPAAAPGAPRDLSATRENTALGGQITVRWGDTVSNGDAIQGYQLVISGGAGAGTFSLGADARSYPFTGAANGVEYTFGLRAYNKAGSGEVATTTAATYGLPGAPGTPTATPQIGQGSVRLAWAPADPNGSAVQQYVVRVIAAGEDRTLDAGSGTSTLVGGLTGGKDYSFTVTARNAQGEGAASGAGTATPSVPPGQPSVSPPEVATTGTANRPSTLRIRWNGVVAGSTSAVTYHFVVRGPGGEIERSTDQTEATVDVSGWNFSPLGSSVSVEVRATTSVGGQELTGGTGSASASIGRWGNAPGTPTTPGLIADDAAAPSLLTATWSPPADGGVAISGYRVRWRVVAAGGGERVREWDRDASATQDERSIGELGLAAGDTVAVSVRATNSVGDGGWSAEATYTVPTAPDPEPPDPPAPGGDG; encoded by the coding sequence ATGCGGTGGGACCCGCGGACGTGGCGCCGGCGACCGCTGACGACGGTCGCGGCCGTGGTCACCGTGCCGGCGATCGTGCTGACGCTCGCCCTGGTGGACCGCGGGTTCCCGCTCGCGCGCGTCGACCTCAACGACGGCGGCGTGTGGCTCACCGCGACCAACCAGCTGAGCCTGGGCCGCTACAACGTGCCGGTCGAGGAGCTCGACGGCGGCGTGGTGACCACGAGCAGCGACTTCGACGTGCAGCAGGACGAGGGCTGGGTGCTGCTCGTCGAGCCCGGGACGATCGCCGTGGTCGACCCCGCGACGGTCGCGACGACCACCCAGGTGGCGACGCCCGGCGCGAAGGTGTCGATGGCGGCCGGGCGCGTCGCCGTGGTCGACGGTGCGGGCGACACGTGGGTGCGTCAGATGTCCGAGCTGGACCTGCTCGACCTGGACGACGGCGCCCCTGACCTGCAGCTCGGCGAGGGCGGCGCGGCAGTCGTCGCACGCAGCGGCGCGGTGCTGGCGGTCGCGCCCGAGGACGGCGCGGTGACGTTCGTGCCCGCGACGCAGCCCGTCGCGCCGCAGTCGGCGGGCACCCTCGGCCCCGTCGACGTGGACGCCGTGACCGCGGTGGGCGACGAGCTCGTGGTGCTGTCCGGGAGCACCGTCAGCACGCTCGCCGGCGAGGTGACGGTCGACGACACCGACCTGGTGCTGCAGCAGCCCGGCCCCGCGGCGAGCACCGTGCTGGTGTCGGGTCGCTCGGCGGTGTGGGAGGTGCCGCTCGACGGCGGCACGCCGCGCCGGCACGACACGACCGGCTCGGGAACCCCGGCAAGACCGGTGCGCGTGGGGGAGTGCGCGTACGCGGCGTGGTCGTCGGCGATCGGCTCGTCGCTGCAGCTGTGCGACGGCGCGGACGCGCAGGTGGACGACCTCGAGGGCATGACCGCGTCCGACCGACTGGAGTTCCGCGTGAACCGCGGCCTGGTCGTGCTCAACGAGACCGCAGGTGGGCGGGTGTGGCTGCCGCAGGAGGACACCGCGGTCCGCGTCCCCAACTGGGACGACATCGTGCCCGAGGAGGACCCGGACGAGTCCGAGGAGGACTCCGAGAGCGGCGAGGTCACGCAGGAGCCCGTCACGGAGTGCAGCGAGCAGAGCTCGCCGCCCGTCGCCGTCGACGACGAGTTCGGCGTGCGCGCCGGCCGGACGCGCGTGCTGCCCGTGATCGACAACGACTCGTCGTCCGACTGCGGGATCCTCGTGATCTCCCAGGTCGACGCGCTGCCCGCGGACTTCGGCACGGTCGAGCAGGTCCGCGGGGGCCGGGCGCTGCAGGTGCACGTGCTCGCCGGCGCGACCGGCACCGCGCAGCTCCAGTACACCGTGACCGACGGCCGGGGGGTCAACGCGCCCTCGACGGCGACCGTGCGGCTCACGGTGAGCGACGGCGACGCCGCGCCCGTGCAGGTGCGCACGTCCTCGCTGACGGTCGAGACCGGCGGGCAGCTCGTCCACGGCGTGCTCGCCGACTTCCAGGACGCCGACGGCGACGACCTGCTGCTGGTCGGGGCGACCGCGGACCCGTCGGCCGGGACCGCGCGCTTCCGCCAGGACGGCGTGCTGACGTTCACCGCGGACGGCGGGGGTCTGGGACGCACGACCGTGCAGGTGCAGGTGTCCGACGGCACGAACGTCGTGGACGGCGAGGTCGTCGTCGACGTGCGCGCCGCCGGGTCGGTGCCGCCCCAGATCGACCCGGTGCACGCCGTGACCTACGTCGGCCAGGAGGTCGTCGTGCGTCCGCTCGACGCCGTCCGCTCGGCGTCGACCGAGCCGCCGCGCCTGGCAGCGGTGTCCGACGTCGTCGGCGCGACGATCGTGCCCGACCTGACGGCCGGCACGTTCGCGTTCAAGGCACCCCGCGCCGGCCCCTACTACGTGGAGTTCGTCGTGACGGCCGCGCCGCAGCAGGCGACCGGCATCGCGCGGATCGACGTGCGCGAGTGGCCCGAGCAGGCGCAGCCGCCGGTGGCCGTCCGCGACCTCGCGCTGCTGCCCGCGGGCGGCGAGGTGACGATCGACCCGCTCGCGAACGACGAGGACCCCGCCAACAACGTGCTCGTGCTGCAGTCCGTGACCACGCCCGAGGACTCCGGGCTGCAGGTCGCGGTGATCGAGCACCGGTACGTGCAGATCCGCGCCGACCGCACGCCCGACGGGCCGGTCGTCCTGGCGTACGAGGTGTCGAACGGCTCGGCGTCGGCGTTCGGCGAGATCGTCGTGCAGCCCGTCCCGCCGTCCGCGTCGTCCCAGCCGCCGGTCGTGCCCAACGTCGAGGCGACGGTCCGCGCGGGCGGCGTCGTGACGATCCCCGTGCTCGCCGGCGCGTCGGACCCGGACGGCGACCAGCTCACCGTGCTGCGGGACCTGCCGGAGCCGTTGGCCGGGGGCGACGGCCTGCTGTTCGTGTCCGGCGACGTGCTGCGGTACCAGGCGCCCGACCGCGCCCTGACGGCGCGCGCGACGTTCGCGGTCGAGGACACCGCCGGCAACGTCACGGCCGCCACGGTCACCGTGCGCGTGCACGAGTCGGACCCGGCCACCAAGTCCCCACCGCGGCCGCAGGACATCGAGGCGCGCGTGTTCGAGGGCGACACCGTGCGCATCCCGGTGCCGCTCGTCGGGATCGACGACGACGGCGACGGCGTGACGCTGCTCGGTCAGGCGTCGGCGGCAACCCTCGGGCGGGTCACCGAGGTCGGCGCGGACTGGATCGAGTACGAGGCGTTCCCCGGCTCGCGCGGCACCGACACGTTCACGTACGCGGTCGAGGACTGGGTGGGCCAGCGGGCCGTGGCGACCGTCCGGGTCGGCATCGCGCCGCGCCCGTCGGGCGCCTCGGGCGTGGTCGCGGTCGACGACGCCGTGACCCTGCGGCCGGGGCAGCGCGTCGAGGTGCGCGTCCTGGCCAACGACATCGACTCCACGGGCCGCGAGCTCGCGCTCGACTCGATCGAGGTGCCCGAGGGCGTCGAGGCGGCGATCCAGGGTCGGCGCATCGCCGTCACGGCGCCGACGTCCCCGGGCGTGGTGCAGATCCAGTACCTCGTGACGAACGACGGCGGCGGCCGCGACTACGGCGTGCTGACGGTGACGGTGACGGACGACGCGCCCGTCGAGCCCCCGATCGCCCGGGACGTGCTGGTCCCCGCGATCGACACGCTCGGCAAGACCGAGGTCTCGGTCGACGTGCTGGCCGTGGCGCAGAACCCGTCCGGGCCGCTGTCGGACCTCGTCGTGTCGGTCCCGGCGTCCCATGCGGACGTCGCGCGGGTAACGGAGGACGGCGACGTCGTCGTGACGCTCGTCGACTACTCGCAGACGGTGCCGTACCGCCTGGTCAACAGCACCGAGCCGTCGGCGAACGCGTACGCGTTCATCACGGTCCCGGCGCTCGGGTTCTTCCCGCCGCAGCTGCGTCCGCGGGCCCCCGAGCTGCGGGTCGCGAGCGGTGAGCAGCTGGTGATCCCGCTCGCCGAGCACGTGCAGGTCGCCCCGGGCCGCGAGCCGAGCATCGCGGACCCCACCCAGGTCACCGCGGCGCGCTCCGACGGCTCCGAGCTGGTCCGCGACGCGGGCACGATCGTCTTCACGTCGGCCGCGGGCTACGCAGGGCCCGCGTCGATCACGGTGCCCGTCACCGACGCGACGGGTGCGTCCGACGCGTCCGCGCGGACCGCCCTGCTCACGCTCCAGATCACGGTCTACGCCGTCGACGACTACCCGCCGACGTTCGACGCCCCGACGGTCGAGGTCGAGGCGGGAGCGGCGGCCACCACGCGCGTCGACCTGCTCGCGCTGACGCGCGGTCCCGAGCAGGCCGACGGTGAGGCGACCGCAGCCGACCGCTACGGATTCCGGTCGGTGTCCGGGGTCCCGGCCGGGTTCGCGGCCGTGCTCGAGGGCACCGACCTGCTGGTCTCTGCGGACGCGACCACCCCCAAGGGCACGACCGGGCGGCTCGAGCTGCAGCTGACCTACGGTCGCACCGGCGTCATGGACGTCGGCGTCGACCTGCGCGTCATCGCCAGCACGCGTCGCACCGCGACCGTCCAGAACTTCACCGTGGACGACGGCGCGCAGGGCCGGGAGACGACGGTCGACGTGCTGGAGGGCTCGTTCAACCCGTTCCCCGACCAGGGACCTCTCACGGTCGTCGGCGCGGTCGTCGAGACCGCCGGCGCGGGCACGGCCGGCGCGACGTCGGGCACGGTCTCCGTGCGTCCGAGCGCCACCTTCATCGGCCAGATGGTCGTGCGGTACCGCGTGCGCGACGTGACCGGCGACCCGGGCCGCGAGGTCGAGGGGCGCGTCACGGTCCGCGTGAGCGGCGTGCCGCTCGCACCGGCGCCGCCGCGCATCGGCGAGATCCGCGACCGCACGGTCGTGCTGTCGTGGACCGCGCCGGACAACCAGGGCGAGCCGATCATCGAGTACCGGGTGACCGCCCCCGGAGGCATCGCCCGGACCTGCGTGAGCACGACGTGCACGATCGACGGCCTGACCAACGACGTCGAGTACACGTTCACCGTCGCGGCCCGCAACCGCGTCGGGTGGTCCGCGGAGTCGCCGGCGTCCGCGCCCGCACGCCCCGACGCGGTGCCGGACATCCCCGGGTCGCCGCGGCTGGTGTTCGGCGACCAGGCGGTCACGGCCTCGTGGGCGGCGCCGGTCTCGAACGGCTCGCCCGTGACGAGCTACACCGTCGAGATCAGCCCGTCGCCCGAGTCGGGCGCAGCCAGCCGGACCACCACGTCCACGTCGTACACGTTCGACCGGCTGCGCAACGGTGTCGCGTACTCGGTGCGGGTCCGCGCGCACAACAAGGCGCCGGAGCCGAGCGGGTGGAGCGCGTGGTCGGCGACGGAGATCCCTGCGGCGGCCCCTGGTGCGCCACGCGACCTGTCCGCAACCCGGGAGAACACTGCGCTCGGGGGGCAGATCACCGTCCGCTGGGGAGACACCGTGTCCAACGGCGACGCCATCCAGGGCTACCAGCTCGTGATCAGCGGTGGCGCCGGAGCCGGCACGTTCTCGCTGGGCGCGGACGCGCGCTCCTACCCGTTCACGGGGGCGGCCAACGGGGTCGAGTACACGTTCGGGCTCCGGGCGTACAACAAGGCCGGTAGCGGTGAGGTCGCCACCACGACCGCCGCCACCTACGGACTCCCGGGTGCGCCGGGTACGCCGACCGCGACACCCCAGATCGGGCAGGGGTCGGTCCGGCTCGCGTGGGCTCCGGCGGACCCCAACGGGTCAGCCGTCCAGCAGTACGTCGTGCGCGTGATCGCGGCGGGCGAGGACCGAACGCTTGACGCAGGGTCTGGTACGTCCACGCTGGTGGGCGGCCTGACGGGCGGAAAGGACTACTCCTTCACCGTGACAGCGCGGAATGCGCAGGGAGAGGGTGCGGCGAGCGGTGCCGGGACCGCGACGCCATCCGTCCCACCAGGCCAGCCCTCGGTCTCTCCGCCGGAGGTGGCCACGACAGGCACCGCCAACAGGCCGTCGACGCTCCGGATCCGCTGGAACGGCGTCGTGGCAGGTTCGACGTCCGCCGTCACCTATCACTTCGTCGTCAGGGGCCCCGGCGGCGAGATCGAGCGGTCGACCGACCAGACCGAGGCCACGGTGGACGTCAGCGGGTGGAACTTCAGCCCGCTCGGCTCGTCCGTCTCCGTCGAGGTCCGTGCCACGACGTCGGTGGGGGGTCAGGAACTGACCGGTGGGACCGGGTCGGCCAGCGCGAGCATCGGTCGCTGGGGCAACGCACCCGGAACCCCGACCACCCCTGGGCTCATCGCAGATGACGCAGCCGCGCCGAGCTTGCTCACAGCCACGTGGTCCCCTCCGGCGGACGGCGGTGTCGCGATCTCGGGCTATCGCGTGCGCTGGCGCGTCGTCGCCGCGGGCGGGGGTGAGCGTGTCCGCGAGTGGGACCGCGATGCGTCCGCGACGCAGGATGAGCGGTCGATCGGTGAGCTCGGGCTTGCCGCAGGGGACACGGTCGCCGTCTCGGTCCGTGCCACGAACTCGGTCGGCGACGGTGGTTGGTCTGCGGAGGCGACCTATACCGTCCCCACGGCACCGGACCCCGAGCCACCGGACCCGCCCGCGCCCGGAGGCGACGGATGA
- a CDS encoding serine/threonine-protein kinase yields the protein MTARREASAPPDLPGYEYVRVLGLGGFADVFLYRQHLPRRDVAVKVLLAGSLDDDVRERFQTEANLMAQLSHHPSIVTIHHAAIAADGRPFLVMEYCSRAGLAERYRAERMPVPEVLRIGVRLASAVETAHRAGILHRDIKPANVLTTDFGWPALTDFGIAATTGPAAQTMGMSIPWSPPEMLAEHPSSDERSDVYALAATVYSLLAGRTPFELPGGNNSAQQLVARIERSPLPPVGREDMPPQLQAVLDRAMAKHPSRRYSSAMAVARALQEVEAGLRLPVTPLDLIDEPTSPFEAPLDGDDDATRLRGIALPGPLQVTGLDDEDATRARSVVVGRPTLVAPPVTAPTAHVGVPDGPPPRRGARVVAAVAGLVVVAAVVGVLVATLGGADPVGPIAPTDDLAAPQTGPAAAPVPAPHSLAGVRAADGSVTFTWQNPEPQDGDQYLWGVLAATGEPTLEVVDTERVTVPADQATGEVCVQVSIVRADRSASARPAQGCAP from the coding sequence GTGACTGCTCGTCGTGAGGCGTCCGCGCCGCCGGACCTGCCCGGGTACGAGTACGTGCGCGTGCTCGGCCTGGGCGGCTTCGCGGACGTCTTCCTGTACCGCCAGCACCTGCCGCGTCGCGACGTCGCGGTCAAGGTGCTGCTCGCGGGCAGCCTCGACGACGACGTGCGCGAGCGGTTCCAGACCGAGGCCAACCTCATGGCCCAGCTGTCGCACCACCCGTCGATCGTCACGATCCACCACGCCGCCATCGCCGCTGACGGTCGGCCGTTCCTCGTCATGGAGTACTGCTCGCGCGCGGGCCTGGCCGAGCGGTACCGCGCGGAGCGCATGCCGGTCCCGGAGGTCCTGCGCATCGGCGTGCGGCTCGCGTCCGCGGTCGAGACCGCGCACCGCGCCGGCATCCTGCACCGCGACATCAAGCCCGCGAACGTCCTGACCACGGACTTCGGGTGGCCCGCGCTGACCGACTTCGGGATCGCCGCGACGACCGGCCCGGCGGCGCAGACGATGGGCATGTCGATCCCGTGGTCGCCGCCGGAGATGCTCGCGGAGCACCCCTCGAGCGACGAGCGGTCGGACGTGTACGCGCTCGCCGCGACCGTCTACTCGCTGCTGGCGGGTCGCACGCCGTTCGAGCTCCCGGGCGGCAACAACAGCGCCCAGCAGCTCGTGGCCCGGATCGAGCGGTCCCCGCTGCCGCCCGTGGGTCGCGAGGACATGCCGCCGCAGCTGCAGGCCGTCCTCGACCGTGCGATGGCCAAGCACCCGTCGCGCCGCTACTCCTCGGCGATGGCGGTCGCGCGGGCGCTGCAGGAGGTCGAGGCCGGGCTGCGGCTGCCCGTGACGCCGCTCGACCTCATCGACGAGCCGACGTCCCCGTTCGAGGCCCCGCTCGACGGGGACGACGACGCGACCCGGCTGCGCGGCATCGCGCTGCCGGGCCCGCTCCAGGTCACCGGGCTCGACGACGAGGACGCGACCCGCGCCCGCTCGGTCGTGGTGGGCCGCCCGACGCTCGTCGCACCGCCGGTGACCGCCCCGACGGCGCACGTCGGGGTGCCCGACGGGCCGCCGCCGCGACGCGGTGCGCGGGTGGTCGCGGCCGTCGCGGGGCTCGTGGTGGTCGCCGCCGTGGTCGGAGTGCTCGTCGCGACCCTCGGCGGCGCCGACCCCGTCGGGCCCATCGCGCCGACCGACGACCTGGCCGCGCCCCAGACGGGCCCCGCGGCCGCGCCCGTCCCGGCGCCCCACTCGCTCGCCGGCGTGCGCGCCGCGGACGGCTCCGTCACCTTCACGTGGCAGAATCCCGAGCCCCAGGACGGGGACCAGTATCTCTGGGGTGTGCTGGCCGCGACCGGCGAGCCGACGCTCGAGGTCGTCGACACCGAGCGCGTCACGGTCCCCGCCGACCAGGCGACGGGTGAGGTGTGCGTCCAGGTGTCCATCGTGCGGGCGGACCGCAGCGCGTCGGCGCGGCCGGCGCAGGGGTGCGCGCCGTGA
- a CDS encoding FHA domain-containing protein: MTERAHHEYQDGPWTAVAGDGFLALVEPDAPWRLVDGLWQVARRDGDVLGALGVVAADGFAALPRFAVVRTDADGSVHAVLRGPVRMRLHGADGVQEIAAGDGAVWTEHRALGVQGFEVVVDDVPDATWWPLVGGVVRAGGLRTGAVADVDAVPDTATHEQPVVPAPAHVDEPVGSEPGDGLPAGTGLTPDVVVADAEPEGVEPTALPGPVWPDELEPVASPEQAEELDAVAALEPVAWQVPADELEHVVAPEPAAELEHAQPEPVAQSELVAEPELVAEPEPVHEPEPELVAELEPVVYSPVWPAPEAEPVAAHEPELDPEPAPDIPWWPLVTPAGDVPVAVAVPAVDTPAPAAPPSLVATVEPQAHPVLEEPEPDDHDGMTILSSDLARLRDRLPAWSQDAVPGPFPTPEAAPLPARLVLSTGLVVALDRAVLLGRAPQVARVTNRELPRLVTVPSPNQDISRTHAEVRTEGEHVVVTDLDSTNGVHVSRPGEGVRRLHPGEPSVVGTDEVVDLGDGVTFTVERSA, from the coding sequence GGTGGCGCGCCGCGACGGTGACGTGCTGGGTGCGCTCGGCGTCGTCGCGGCGGACGGTTTCGCGGCGCTGCCGAGGTTCGCGGTCGTCCGCACGGACGCGGACGGGTCGGTGCACGCCGTGCTCCGCGGGCCGGTCCGGATGCGCCTGCACGGTGCCGACGGCGTGCAGGAGATCGCGGCCGGTGACGGCGCGGTCTGGACCGAGCACCGCGCGCTGGGCGTGCAGGGCTTCGAGGTCGTCGTCGACGACGTGCCGGACGCGACATGGTGGCCCCTGGTCGGTGGCGTGGTGCGGGCCGGCGGCCTGCGCACCGGTGCCGTCGCCGACGTGGACGCGGTGCCCGACACCGCGACGCACGAGCAGCCCGTCGTGCCGGCGCCCGCGCACGTCGACGAGCCGGTCGGGTCCGAGCCGGGTGACGGACTGCCCGCCGGCACCGGGCTCACGCCGGACGTGGTCGTGGCGGACGCCGAGCCGGAGGGCGTCGAGCCGACCGCGCTGCCCGGGCCGGTGTGGCCCGACGAGCTCGAGCCGGTCGCGTCGCCCGAGCAGGCGGAGGAGCTCGACGCGGTCGCGGCTCTCGAACCGGTCGCGTGGCAGGTGCCGGCAGACGAGCTCGAGCACGTCGTCGCGCCCGAGCCCGCCGCCGAGCTCGAGCACGCCCAGCCCGAGCCCGTCGCCCAGTCCGAGCTCGTCGCCGAGCCCGAGCTCGTCGCCGAGCCTGAGCCGGTCCACGAGCCCGAGCCCGAGCTCGTGGCGGAGCTCGAGCCCGTCGTGTACTCCCCGGTGTGGCCCGCCCCGGAGGCGGAGCCCGTGGCAGCCCACGAGCCCGAGCTCGACCCGGAGCCCGCGCCCGACATCCCGTGGTGGCCGCTCGTGACGCCGGCGGGCGACGTCCCGGTCGCCGTCGCGGTCCCGGCCGTCGACACCCCCGCGCCGGCCGCGCCGCCCTCGCTCGTCGCGACGGTCGAGCCGCAGGCGCACCCCGTGCTCGAGGAGCCGGAGCCCGACGACCACGACGGCATGACGATCCTGTCGAGCGACCTCGCGCGCCTGCGCGACCGGCTGCCCGCGTGGTCGCAGGACGCCGTGCCCGGGCCGTTCCCGACGCCCGAGGCCGCGCCGCTGCCGGCCCGGCTCGTGCTGTCGACGGGGCTGGTCGTGGCCCTCGACCGCGCGGTGCTGCTCGGCCGCGCGCCGCAGGTCGCCCGGGTGACGAACCGCGAGCTGCCGCGGCTCGTGACCGTGCCGAGCCCCAACCAGGACATCTCCCGCACGCATGCCGAGGTCCGCACGGAGGGCGAGCACGTCGTCGTCACGGACCTGGACTCCACGAACGGCGTGCACGTGTCGCGCCCCGGCGAGGGCGTGCGTCGCCTGCACCCCGGCGAGCCGAGCGTGGTGGGCACGGACGAGGTGGTGGACCTCGGTGACGGCGTCACGTTCACCGTGGAGCGCAGCGCGTGA